Part of the Crossiella cryophila genome, AACGCCGAGGAATCCGCCGCTGAGGTGGCCCGCGTGGAAGAGCAGCACCCCGGCCACGGCCAGGCCGCGCAGCCCGTCCAGCGCGGGCAGCCGCGGCCGCGCGTCCGGCTCGGCGGCCGGGCGCGCCGACAGTAGGTTGGTCATGCCCCGAGCCAACGCGCCCAGTTCCCCGCCTGGATCTCCGTCGTGTCGCAGTCCTGTCGCGGCACAATGGCCCGGTGGCTGCCCTGGGAACCACCGCGTTGCTGATCCTCGCCCCGGCCGCCGAGCCGCTGCTGGCGGCGGCCCGCGCGGTCAACCCGGCCACGGTCCGGCCCGGCCTGCCCGCGCACGTCACCGTCAGCTACCCGTTCGTGCCGTTCGCCGAGGACCTGATCGACGCCGTCCGCTCGCTGGCCGCGGACACCTCGCCGCTGGACCTCACCCTGGCCGAAGTTGTTGCCAGGCCAGGCTTTCTGGCCGTTTCGGCGCCAGGGGCGCAGGAGCTGGCGGACCGGGCCGGGCGGCGCTGGCCCTGGTTGCGGCCCTATGACGGGCGGTTCGGCGAGCGGCCGCCAACCCATCTCACCGTGGCGCTGGGGGCGAGTGCGGCCGAGGCGGACCGGATCGGCGAGCGGGTGCGTGCGTTGCTGCCGATCCGGGTCGGCGCGACCGGGCTGGAGCTGGTGGAGCGGACCGTGCGCGGCTGGCAGGTGCGCCTCAGCGCGCCGTTCGGTCCGGGCTGAGCGGAAGGCCCGGGGCAGCCGCTGTCTCCGCGCATTCGGCGCCTGCCGGTGGCAACCGGCCGTCCAGCAGGTAGCCGGTCACCGCGGCCACCGCGCAGGGATTGCCGTTCATCGACGGGCCGTGCTCGCCGCCCGCGACGCTGAGCAGCCGCCCGTGCAACCGCCCGGCCATGACCACGCCGCCCTGGTACGGGGTGGCCGGATCGCGGTGGGACTGGAGCACCAGCGGGGCGGTAGCCAGGCCGCGGTCGGCGATCCGGACCTGCGGGCTGGACCGGTGCGGCCAGAACGCGCAGGGCAGGTCGGCGAGCATGAAGTACCGGCCGTTGATCGGGAACCGGCGCTCCAGCTCGGCCGCGTCCCGTTCGTAGACCGCGGGATCACGCGGCCAGCGGTCCTCGCCACAGGTCACGGCGAGGAACACCGAGGTCAGGTTCACCGGCCGGTGCTCGCCGCCGCCGCTGGGCAGTTCCGCGCCGAAGGGCCGGGTGGCCTCCAGCAGGAGGTTGCCGGTGCGGTCCCGGTTCAGCTCGACCAGCACCCGCTCCACCACACCCCACGTGCGCCGGTAGCTGACGTAGAACCCGGTGGCGCTGAACAGGGTGTCGCCGGTGGCGAACCGGCCGGGCTGCTTCGGATCGGCGATCGGGTTGTCCCGCAACCACTTCCGCAGCCGGGTCCAGGTGGCCAGCAGTTCGGACCTGGTGCCGCCGAGGCCGTTGGTGGCGTGCCTGCTCACGATGTCGTCGAACATCTCGTTGGTGCGTAGTTCTTTCGCCTCGGCCTGGGTGAACCGGCTGGGGCGCCAGACCCGGTCGGGGTGGATCGCGGAGTCCAGCACCGCCCGGTCCAGCGTTCGCGGGAACAGCGTCGCGTACACCCCGCCGAGGTAGGTGCCGTAGGAGGCGCCCCAGTAGTTGATCCGGCGCTCGCCGAGGGCGCGGCGGATCTGGTCCATGTCCCGCGCGGTGTTCTCGGTGCTGATGTGCCGCAGCAGCGCGCCGGAACCTACCGCGCAGTTGGCGGCCAGGTCCCGCTCCGGCGTGTACGGCCGGTCCGGGGTGCGCGGGCCGACCGGGCCGCCGCAGTCGATCGGGGTGCCGTTGACCGTGCCGCGCGGGGCGAAGCCGATCAGGTCGTAGCTCGCCGCCAGTTCCGGGAACCCCGGCCAGAGCGTGGTCCAGGTGAAGGTGCCGTCCGCGCCAGGACCACCCGGGTTGGTGAGCAGGACGCCACGGCGGCGGGCCGGATCGGTCGCCCTGATCCGGCTGACCGCGATGCCGATCCGCTCCGCCCACGGCCGCGCGTAGTCCCTCGGCACGCTGAGCCGGGCGCACTCGATGGCCACCCCGGCCGGCGCGCCGACGAACCCGGCGCAGTCCCCCCAGCTGATCGTCGCGGTCGCCGGCCCGGCCCCGGCAGGCGCGGTGACCAGGCCCGCACCCGCCAGGACCCCGAGCGCGAGCGCCACCCATCGTCGAACACGCGGCATGTCGATCCCCCCTGCGTCGCAACCCCCGTCACCCGCTTCAGTCTACCGAGAAGTCCGGTTCCGGGTCACGGGTTAGTCACTGTGCGTAACACCCGTCGCCGCCTGCCCGACAGCGGGATGTCCTGAACCGACGTCGCTGAGGTGGGCAATGGCTCTGAGTGTCTGGCTGTCCCTGTTGTCCCCGGTGGTGGCGTTGCTGGTCGCGTTCTGGGGCTTCCGGCGGTCCACCAGGGCGGATCGGTTGCGGGCCTTCTTCGACCTGCACGAGCGGTACCTGTCCGCGGAGGTGCGGGCCGGGCGGCGGCTCCTGCACCAGCGGGTGGCCGGACGTTCGGCCGAGGAACTGGCCGAGCTGGACCGGGACAGCCTGGACCGGATCGGGTACACCCTCGCGGTGCTCAACTCGATCGCGATCGCCTGTGCCGGCGGCTACGTGGACCGGCGGATGGTGCGGCGCAGCATGGGCCGCTCCTACGCGGGCGTGATCGCGGCGGCCCGGCCCTACATCGACCGGGTCGAGGCGCTGCGCGGGTTCCGGCCCTATCCCTTCGCCGAATCACTGGCCGGGCAACTACGGGAGGGTGCGCATGTCGAATCCCGGGACTGACCGCAGGCTCCGGTTGTGCGTGGTGCAGCTGGACGGGCTGCCGCACGCGCGCACCGCGGAAAGCCTGTGGCTGCCCGCCGAACCCCTCTACGAGGCCGGGGCCGGACCGGGTGAGCTGTCCGCGGCGCACCTGTTCAGTCGCGCCCACCCCACCGTCTACAACGGAATCCAGGAACTGTCCACTTCGGCCACCCGCTCCAGCCTGACCGAGCTGATGTCCTTCCTGGACCGGCAATCCGCCGATGTGGTGGTCCTGCCGGAGTACCTGGTGCCGCTGGGCTGTCTGGCCACCCTGCGCGAGTTCTCCGTCGGCAGGGTGGTGGTGGCCGGGCTGGGTTATGTGCGCACCATCGAGGAGGCGGCCGAGCTGGTCGCACTGGCCGAATCGGACTGGCAGGCCGGGAACCTGGTGCACCGCAACGTCTCCGTGCTCATCCACGACGGCAGCGTGCACCTGGTCACCAAACTGTCCCTGGCCGACGGGGAGAACGCGCGCGAGGGCGAGGGCGTGCGGATCGTGGAGCTGACCCTGCGCGGGCGGCAGGTGCGGCTGGCGGTCGCGGTGTGCAAGGACTACCTGCTGTGGGAGAGCAACGCGACCGTGCAGCGCGCCGACATCGTGTGCGTGCCCGCCAATTCCCCCACCATGCTGCCGTTCCAGCCGGACGCGCCGCGCGATCACGTGCGGCTGCTGGCCAACGCGGCCTGCCACGGCGGCTCGCAGATCATCGTGCCCGCGCTGGACGGTCCGCTGGTCAACCGGCTGGGTGTGCAGCCGATCGGCAAGGGGTTCCAGGCGGTGATCCTGGTCGAGTACGACCGGTATCCGCAGCGGCCGACCGCGCTGGCCAATCCGGAGAACAGCCTGGCGTTGCGGGCCCAGATCATCGGCGCGGCCGACGCGGCCGAGCTGGCGGTGCTCGCCGAACTGGCCGAGCTGACCGCGACCACCCCGGGAAAGGCGTTGCGGGCCCAGGTGAGCGAGCTGCGCGCCCGGCTGGCCGGGGCCGGTCCGCTGGCCCAGGCACTGGAGGCCTACGACCTCTACCTGGCCCAGGGTTTCGACCCGGACAAGGAACTGCACGACCTGCTGTGCACGCACATCGCGGTCACCGGCGGCGGGCAGTCGGCCATCCGCGGCCGCCAGGCCCGCTACATCGTGTCCATGCTGCGCGAGCTGGAAGCCGCCTGCGCGGGCAGTTTCGGCACGGCCAGGGACACCTACCAGCGGCTGGCCGAACAGTTCGCGGCGGCGGATCCGCCCGAGCTGGTGGTGGTACCGGTGCCGCGGCAGGCCCCGGCGGCCGAGCCGGAGCGGCCGAGTCTGCTCAAGTACACCCGCTCCACCGCGCGGGACGGCACCCGCTCGGAGAGCTGGGAGATCCACGATCCCGACCTGGCAAGGGAATTCCTCCGCAGCCTGCCGACCAAGACCGATCGGGGAGCCGGCGATGAGTGAGTCGACCGCACAGGAGACCAGGCTGGCCGGCCAGGTCCGGCGGCTGCGTGCGCGGCTGGCCGGGCCGGGTGGCGACGGCGTGGAGACCAGGGCCGCGCTGGCGCTGGCGTTGCTGCGGCTGGGCGGGCATCAGGCGCGCACCGGGCAGCGGGTGGCCGCGCTGACCGCGGCCAGGGAGGCCGCCGCGCTGACCCTGGACCTTGCCGAGTCCACTGTGGACGATCCGGCGCGGACCCGGGAGTGGTTGTCGCTGCTGAGTCATTCGCTGCAGATCGAGTATGAGGTGACCCGCGACCTGCACGTGCTGGACCGGGCGATCAGCACGCTGAACCAGGTGCTCGGCCTGCTCGAACCGGACGATCGCGATCTCAGCGGGCATCTGTCCAACCTGGGCAACGCGTTGCGGCAGCGGCATGAGCACACCTTCGACGAGCGGGACCTGCAGCACGCGGTGCGCAGGCAGCGGCAGGCGTTGCGCTGCGCGCCCGACGACGACCGGGACCGCTCGGCGCTGCTGGCCAACCTGGGTGCCTCGCTGCGGCTGCACTACGAGCGCACCGGCGACCTGGACTCCCTGGACGAGGCGATCGCGGTGCTGCGTCAGGCCACCGCGGCCACCTCGCCGGAACACCCGGGCCGGCTGCGCAGGCTGTCCAACCTGGGCGCGGCCCTGCGCGCGCGGCACAGCAGGCTGGCCGATCCGGCGGACCTGACCGAGGCGGAGGCGATCCTGCGCCGGGCCGCCGACGGCATCCTGCCGGATTCCGACGACGCCCTGGCGGTGCTGTCCAACCTGGCGAATGTGTTGCAGGACGAGGCGGACGCGTTGCGGGACAGCGCGAAACTGGCCGAGGCGGCCGAGGTGTTCCGCCAGGTCGCCGACCGGCGCCGCGTGCTGCTGGGCCCGGAACACCCGGACACCCTGGCCACCCGCAACAACCTGGCCAACATCCTGGCCCAGCAAGGCGAACTGGCCGCGGCCGAACAGACCTACACCGCACTGCTGGCCGATCTGCCCAGGGTGCTCGGCGCGGACCACCCGGACACCCTGGCCAGTCGCAACAACCTGGCCAACGTGCTTGCCCAGCAAGGGAAACTGGCCGAGGCGGAAGCCGCGTACACCGCGCTGCTCACCGATCAGCTGCGGGTGCTGGGCGCCGATCACCCGGACACCCTGGACTGCCGCAACAACCTGGCCACCGCACTGACCCAGCAGGGCAAACTGGTGCTGGCGCAACAGACCTACCAGGAGGTGCTCGCCGCGCAGCTGCGGGTGCGCGGCGAGGACCACCCGGACACCCAGCGCACCAAGGCGTTGCTGTCCGGACTGGCCGACATGCTGTGCAGCCGGGTGAGCGTGGTGGTGCCCAGGGTGATGCTGGTGGTGCACACCAACTCCACCGCCGACAGCGCGGACCGGGCGCGGATCACGGTGCGGCGCAGGATGTACGAGGCACTGAAGAACGCGGTCACCCGCAGCCACATCCCCTGGGCGGACTGCGCCACCGAGAGCTACGGCGACGGCGTGCTGCTGCTGTTGTCCCCCCAGGTCTCCCGGGAACAACTGGTGGCCATGGTGCCGGACAACCTCTCCCGCGAACTCCGCGCGGTCAACGCGAACCTGTTGCCCATTGACCAGTTGCGGCTGCGGGTGGCCATGCACGCGGGCCCGGTCCGGGTCGACGACCGCGGCGTCACCAGCCCCGCCGTCCGCGAGACCTTCGGCATGGCCGACGCCCCCGCCCTGCACGAATCCCAGCGCCGCGACCGAGCCGACCTGGCCCTGATCATCTCCGACGCCCTGTACCAGAGCACGACGCGAACCCCCGGCGCCCTGTTCCGCCCGGCCAGGGTCCCGGTGCGCAACGCGGACCTGCTGGCCTGGATCCTGCACCGGCCGCGGGAACTCACCGTGGGGCAGCCGAATGCGGGGCTTCGACCGTCCACTGTGGATCCGTATGTGCTGGTGCTGGCCACCGACGCGTTGCTGGCGGTGCCGCTGTGCCGGTTCCCGTACAGCAGGCAGCGGTTGCTGGACTCGCTGGATCCGGCGATCAGTTCCTCGGTGCACCGGGATTCGCGGGCGCGGCAGGAGGTGCAGAACATCCTGCGGACCTGTTTGGCGCATGAGGACGGGTTGAGTCAGTTGCTGGCGGCGGTGCGGCGGTTGGAGCATACGACGTTGCCGGTGCGGCATTTGACCACGACGTTGGCGCGGTTGTTCGCGGATCGGGGGAAGCCGGGGCCTCGGGCGACCTAGGATCCACTTGGGGTGCGACCGCGTCCTCGAAAACCGCCAGGGAGGTGTCGTGACCGGTCATCCGGAGTCGGCGGTCACCGCGGTGCGGGCCGCGCTGACCGCGGTCGAGGCCGAACTGGACCGGTGGCGGTCGGGCCGGGGCACGGTGGGCAGCGAGTCCCAGCTCGACGGCTTCCAGCGAATGTTGCGCCAGATGCTGACGCACCTGGAGGCGAACCGGCCGACCGGGAACCATTATCCCGGCATGGGCCGGGTCGTGACGGATTCCTGGCCGTTCAACACCGAACTGGGTGAGCTGGTGGTGACGGCCGAGCGGGCCTTCCGCGAAGCGGGGACGGGAACTCCCTAACTCGCGCGGGTCACGTTCATCCCCGCCAGGATCACCGTCAGCCCGTACTCGAAACAGTCATCCGTGTCGGTGTCGAACAGGTTGTCGTCCTGATACGCCTGCGCCGTCAACGGAAACCGCGCCCCGTCCACTCCCTGCGGCACCCCATCCGGACTCGCCCCCAGGTGGAACTGTTCCTCGATGGTGAAGCCGACGGTGTAGTGCAGCAGGGCGGCGACGCCGCGGGCGGCCTGGCGGACCGGGAAGCCGGCGTCCTGCAGGGTGCGCAGGGCGAGTTCGGTGGCGCGGAAGACGGCGGGTTCGGTGATGTTGCTGCCGGCGAAGACCTTGGCGCCGTCCTGGTGGGCCAGCATGGCCTGGCGCAGTCTGCGGGCCCAGTCGCCGAGCCACTGTTGCCAGTCCACGCCCGCGCGCGGGGCCTCCAGGCCCTCGGCGGCGGTGGCGAAGATCGTGTTGGCCAGCACGTCCAGCAGTTGCTGCTTGTTCTTGACGTGCCAGTACAGCGCCGAGGTGTGCACGTTCAGCCTGGTGGCGACCAGGCGCATGGTCAGGCCGTCCAGGCCGGACTCGTCCAGCAGTTCGAGCGCGGTGCGCGCGATGGACTCCAGATTGATCTTCACAGCTCTCCTTGACACCCGGTCCACCGCAGCCTACAACTGAATGGTGTTCAGTGATTACTAGACAGCGTTCAGGAGGGGTGGATGAGCGAGTTCAACGAGCAGGTGATCGCGGAGTTCCGGGCCAGCAAGGGCGTGGTCGGCGGGTTCTTCGCCGGGGTGCACGTCCTGCTGCTGCACCACGTCGGGCGGCGCAGCGGGCAGGCCAGGATCAACCCGTTGCTCTACCTGGCCGACGGCGCGGACCTGGTGCTGATCGGCTCGGCCGGGGGCGCGGAGCGGGAACCGGCGTGGGTGGCCAACCTCGAGGCCGCCGGGCAGGCAGGCGTCGAGGTCGGCGAGCGCACGCTGCGGGTCCGGCCGACCGTGTTGCGGCCCGGCAGCGCCGAGCGGGACCGGCTCTACCCGCGGATGGTGGCGTACTGGCCGGACATCCTGAAGTACGAGCAGCTCACCGACCGGCCGTTCCCGCTGGTCCGGCTCACGCCGATCGGCGAGTGAGGCTCAGGCCGCGCCGGTGAGCACCGGGGTGGGCGCGTGCGGGCGGACCAGTTCGGCGTAGACCTGCTCGAAGGTGGCCAGGGTGGCCTCCAGGGCGTGCCGGGTGATCAGCTTCTCGCTGGCCTCGCCCATGGCGGCCCGCTGGTCAGGGTCGGCGGCCAGTTCGGCCAGGTGGCCGGTGAGCGCGTCCAGGTCGGCAGGCGGGTAGAGGTGGCCGTTGACGCCGGGGTGGACCAGGTGTGGCAGGGCCATCGCGTCCGCGGCGACCACCGGCAGGCCGGCGGCCATGGCCTCCATGGTGGCCAGGCTTTGCAGTTCGGCGGTGCCGGGCATGCAGAAGATGTCGTTGCGGCGGTAGGCCTGGACCAGGTCCTCATCCGAGACCACGCCGTGGAAGCGCACCCGGTCGGTGACGCCCAGTTCGGCGGCCAGGCTTTCCAGGCGGGTGCGGCAGAAGCCGTCGCCGACGAGTTCGGCGCGCAGGCCGGGGATCCGGGACACCGCGTGGATCAGCTCGTGCACGTTCTTCTCCGCGTCCAGGCGGCCGACGAACAGCACCGATGTGTCCACAGTGGACTTCGCGACGCGCGGTGCGGCGTAGTGCTCGATGTCGATCCCGCAGGAGATCGCCCTCGGCTTGCCGGGGAAGTGGTTGGCGGTCAACAGGTTCACCGCGCGCGGGGTGGGCGCGGTGACGATCCCGGCCTCGCGGTAGACCCGGACCAGGTCGCGCCAGCCCAGCCGGGCCAGTGAGCGGCGCAGCGCGGCCGGGATCTTGAGGTAGCCGAACAGGTTCTCCGGCATGAAGTGGTTGGTGGCCACCGTGGGCACCTGCCGGGCGGTGGCCGCGCGCAGCACGGCGCGGCCGACCGGGAAGTGCGACTGCACGTGCACCACGTCCGGGTCCAGCCCGGCCAGCAGGTCCGCGGCCTTGCGGGTCTGCCAGGGCAGGCTGATCCGGAAGTCGGGGTGGAACGGGGTGCGCACCGAGGGCAGGTGGTGGATGGTGATGCCGCCGTCGGTCACCGTGCCCGGCTCGCCGGTGGGCGAGGGGCAGATGACGTGCACGTCGTGGCCGCGCCCGGCCAGGCCGTGCGCCAGCCGGCCGGCGAAGTTGGCCGCGCCGTTGACATCGGGCGGGAAGGTGTCCGCGCCCAGGACGATCCGCAGCCCGGACCCGGTGCGGCGTGCCGGCATCACTTGCTCCTCTGGTGCGGCGACTTCTCGTTGGTCTGGCACGGATCGGGCCAGCACCACCACGCCGCCCACGGCCAGCAGCGCGAGCGCGGCCTGTCCGACGGCGGTGGCGGGGGT contains:
- a CDS encoding 2'-5' RNA ligase family protein → MAALGTTALLILAPAAEPLLAAARAVNPATVRPGLPAHVTVSYPFVPFAEDLIDAVRSLAADTSPLDLTLAEVVARPGFLAVSAPGAQELADRAGRRWPWLRPYDGRFGERPPTHLTVALGASAAEADRIGERVRALLPIRVGATGLELVERTVRGWQVRLSAPFGPG
- a CDS encoding alpha/beta hydrolase, with product MPRVRRWVALALGVLAGAGLVTAPAGAGPATATISWGDCAGFVGAPAGVAIECARLSVPRDYARPWAERIGIAVSRIRATDPARRRGVLLTNPGGPGADGTFTWTTLWPGFPELAASYDLIGFAPRGTVNGTPIDCGGPVGPRTPDRPYTPERDLAANCAVGSGALLRHISTENTARDMDQIRRALGERRINYWGASYGTYLGGVYATLFPRTLDRAVLDSAIHPDRVWRPSRFTQAEAKELRTNEMFDDIVSRHATNGLGGTRSELLATWTRLRKWLRDNPIADPKQPGRFATGDTLFSATGFYVSYRRTWGVVERVLVELNRDRTGNLLLEATRPFGAELPSGGGEHRPVNLTSVFLAVTCGEDRWPRDPAVYERDAAELERRFPINGRYFMLADLPCAFWPHRSSPQVRIADRGLATAPLVLQSHRDPATPYQGGVVMAGRLHGRLLSVAGGEHGPSMNGNPCAVAAVTGYLLDGRLPPAGAECAETAAAPGLPLSPDRTAR
- a CDS encoding DUF4760 domain-containing protein — translated: MALSVWLSLLSPVVALLVAFWGFRRSTRADRLRAFFDLHERYLSAEVRAGRRLLHQRVAGRSAEELAELDRDSLDRIGYTLAVLNSIAIACAGGYVDRRMVRRSMGRSYAGVIAAARPYIDRVEALRGFRPYPFAESLAGQLREGAHVESRD
- a CDS encoding carbon-nitrogen hydrolase family protein — its product is MSNPGTDRRLRLCVVQLDGLPHARTAESLWLPAEPLYEAGAGPGELSAAHLFSRAHPTVYNGIQELSTSATRSSLTELMSFLDRQSADVVVLPEYLVPLGCLATLREFSVGRVVVAGLGYVRTIEEAAELVALAESDWQAGNLVHRNVSVLIHDGSVHLVTKLSLADGENAREGEGVRIVELTLRGRQVRLAVAVCKDYLLWESNATVQRADIVCVPANSPTMLPFQPDAPRDHVRLLANAACHGGSQIIVPALDGPLVNRLGVQPIGKGFQAVILVEYDRYPQRPTALANPENSLALRAQIIGAADAAELAVLAELAELTATTPGKALRAQVSELRARLAGAGPLAQALEAYDLYLAQGFDPDKELHDLLCTHIAVTGGGQSAIRGRQARYIVSMLRELEAACAGSFGTARDTYQRLAEQFAAADPPELVVVPVPRQAPAAEPERPSLLKYTRSTARDGTRSESWEIHDPDLAREFLRSLPTKTDRGAGDE
- a CDS encoding tetratricopeptide repeat protein; translation: MSESTAQETRLAGQVRRLRARLAGPGGDGVETRAALALALLRLGGHQARTGQRVAALTAAREAAALTLDLAESTVDDPARTREWLSLLSHSLQIEYEVTRDLHVLDRAISTLNQVLGLLEPDDRDLSGHLSNLGNALRQRHEHTFDERDLQHAVRRQRQALRCAPDDDRDRSALLANLGASLRLHYERTGDLDSLDEAIAVLRQATAATSPEHPGRLRRLSNLGAALRARHSRLADPADLTEAEAILRRAADGILPDSDDALAVLSNLANVLQDEADALRDSAKLAEAAEVFRQVADRRRVLLGPEHPDTLATRNNLANILAQQGELAAAEQTYTALLADLPRVLGADHPDTLASRNNLANVLAQQGKLAEAEAAYTALLTDQLRVLGADHPDTLDCRNNLATALTQQGKLVLAQQTYQEVLAAQLRVRGEDHPDTQRTKALLSGLADMLCSRVSVVVPRVMLVVHTNSTADSADRARITVRRRMYEALKNAVTRSHIPWADCATESYGDGVLLLLSPQVSREQLVAMVPDNLSRELRAVNANLLPIDQLRLRVAMHAGPVRVDDRGVTSPAVRETFGMADAPALHESQRRDRADLALIISDALYQSTTRTPGALFRPARVPVRNADLLAWILHRPRELTVGQPNAGLRPSTVDPYVLVLATDALLAVPLCRFPYSRQRLLDSLDPAISSSVHRDSRARQEVQNILRTCLAHEDGLSQLLAAVRRLEHTTLPVRHLTTTLARLFADRGKPGPRAT
- a CDS encoding TetR/AcrR family transcriptional regulator C-terminal domain-containing protein, which translates into the protein MKINLESIARTALELLDESGLDGLTMRLVATRLNVHTSALYWHVKNKQQLLDVLANTIFATAAEGLEAPRAGVDWQQWLGDWARRLRQAMLAHQDGAKVFAGSNITEPAVFRATELALRTLQDAGFPVRQAARGVAALLHYTVGFTIEEQFHLGASPDGVPQGVDGARFPLTAQAYQDDNLFDTDTDDCFEYGLTVILAGMNVTRAS
- a CDS encoding nitroreductase family deazaflavin-dependent oxidoreductase is translated as MSEFNEQVIAEFRASKGVVGGFFAGVHVLLLHHVGRRSGQARINPLLYLADGADLVLIGSAGGAEREPAWVANLEAAGQAGVEVGERTLRVRPTVLRPGSAERDRLYPRMVAYWPDILKYEQLTDRPFPLVRLTPIGE
- a CDS encoding glycosyltransferase, with the translated sequence MIPLAVLLALLAACLFAAAVSLQHSAVRGHDAGGELTLRGLAGTVRSRGWLTGTGFAILGSGLHVLALALAPMVIVQPLGVLSLVLTVVFTARARRQPIAPPVRLAVFAVCGGVFGFVALAVSPAVVTSVVVPGAVHLAALGALLVAVVGLRVRGQGRCAVLAASAAVLFGLGSVLTKSATGQLFTADPQWGGLLFAAEAGLLLAVGGWVMHQAYAAGPTAVVVGAITVLDPLTAVSTGLLLYGEAAYLTPATAVGQAALALLAVGGVVVLARSVPDQREVAAPEEQVMPARRTGSGLRIVLGADTFPPDVNGAANFAGRLAHGLAGRGHDVHVICPSPTGEPGTVTDGGITIHHLPSVRTPFHPDFRISLPWQTRKAADLLAGLDPDVVHVQSHFPVGRAVLRAATARQVPTVATNHFMPENLFGYLKIPAALRRSLARLGWRDLVRVYREAGIVTAPTPRAVNLLTANHFPGKPRAISCGIDIEHYAAPRVAKSTVDTSVLFVGRLDAEKNVHELIHAVSRIPGLRAELVGDGFCRTRLESLAAELGVTDRVRFHGVVSDEDLVQAYRRNDIFCMPGTAELQSLATMEAMAAGLPVVAADAMALPHLVHPGVNGHLYPPADLDALTGHLAELAADPDQRAAMGEASEKLITRHALEATLATFEQVYAELVRPHAPTPVLTGAA